One genomic region from Ornithinicoccus hortensis encodes:
- a CDS encoding sodium-dependent transporter, protein MARSAANTAPAEREQWTGQTGFILAAIGSAVGLGNIWRFPGVAYENGGGAFLIPYLIALLTAGIPILFLDYSVGHRFRGTAPLAYRRIHPRAELLGWFQILLSFVIAVYYAAVIAWAGSYFVFSFGLQWGDDPQGFFLGEYLQVGEPTISTTLVSAVALPLVLTWAVILIVLALGVAKGVEKANFIGLPLLVLAFLALVVRAITLPGATDGLDALFTPNWGALTDPEVWIAAYAQIFFSLSIAFGIMVTYSSYRKRKSNMTSPGLVVAFANSSFEVLAGIGVFSALGFLAHQQGVGIADIEGLTGPILSFVTFPAVISQMPGGSLFGALFFGCLVVAGFTSIISILQGVSGSVQEKFGLGIRQSAVTVSAICAVISIALFSTTSGLLALDTVDQWANNIGVVTSAILMTLLLVWVLRRGEELRFHLNAVSTFQIGRWWNFLIGVVGPVFLAYMLIQKVVSLLTDGYEGLPTWYLITFGWGTIAFVVVGAFLMTATPWGRLGQEPFRPWPPYPPGTRRPVADEEASR, encoded by the coding sequence GTGGCTAGGAGTGCAGCGAACACGGCCCCGGCCGAACGCGAGCAGTGGACCGGACAGACCGGCTTCATCCTCGCGGCCATCGGTTCGGCCGTCGGGTTGGGCAACATCTGGCGGTTCCCCGGCGTGGCCTACGAGAACGGTGGCGGCGCCTTCCTGATCCCCTACCTGATCGCGCTGCTCACGGCCGGTATCCCGATCCTGTTCCTGGACTACTCGGTGGGCCACCGGTTCCGCGGCACGGCCCCGCTGGCCTACCGCCGGATCCACCCCCGCGCCGAGCTGCTCGGCTGGTTCCAGATCCTGCTCTCCTTCGTGATCGCGGTCTACTACGCCGCGGTGATCGCCTGGGCCGGGAGCTACTTCGTCTTCTCCTTCGGCCTGCAGTGGGGCGACGACCCGCAGGGCTTCTTCCTGGGTGAGTACCTGCAGGTCGGCGAGCCGACGATCTCGACGACCCTGGTCAGCGCCGTGGCCCTGCCGTTGGTGCTGACCTGGGCGGTCATCCTGATCGTGCTCGCCCTCGGCGTCGCCAAGGGCGTGGAGAAGGCCAACTTCATCGGGCTCCCGCTGCTGGTGCTGGCCTTCCTGGCGCTGGTGGTGCGCGCGATCACGCTACCCGGCGCCACCGACGGCCTGGACGCGTTGTTCACCCCGAACTGGGGCGCGTTGACCGACCCGGAGGTCTGGATCGCCGCCTACGCCCAGATCTTCTTCTCCCTGTCCATCGCGTTCGGGATCATGGTCACCTACTCCTCCTACCGCAAGCGCAAGTCCAACATGACCAGCCCCGGCCTGGTGGTGGCCTTCGCCAACTCCTCCTTCGAGGTGCTCGCCGGCATCGGGGTGTTCTCGGCCCTGGGCTTCCTGGCCCACCAGCAAGGCGTGGGCATCGCCGACATCGAGGGTCTGACCGGCCCGATCCTGTCCTTCGTCACCTTCCCCGCGGTCATCTCGCAGATGCCCGGTGGAAGCCTGTTCGGCGCACTCTTCTTCGGCTGCCTGGTGGTCGCCGGCTTCACCTCCATCATCTCCATCCTGCAGGGAGTCTCCGGGTCCGTGCAGGAGAAGTTCGGCCTGGGCATCCGGCAGAGCGCCGTGACCGTCTCAGCGATCTGCGCGGTGATCTCGATCGCGCTGTTCTCCACCACCAGCGGCCTCCTAGCGCTCGACACCGTCGACCAGTGGGCCAACAACATCGGCGTGGTGACCTCGGCGATCCTGATGACCCTCCTGCTCGTGTGGGTGCTCCGCCGCGGTGAGGAGCTCCGGTTCCACCTCAACGCGGTCTCCACCTTCCAGATCGGGCGCTGGTGGAACTTCCTGATCGGCGTCGTCGGCCCGGTGTTCCTGGCCTACATGCTGATCCAGAAGGTGGTGTCGCTGCTCACCGACGGCTACGAGGGGCTACCGACCTGGTACCTGATCACCTTCGGGTGGGGCACCATCGCCTTCGTCGTCGTCGGCGCGTTCCTGATGACCGCCACCCCCTGGGGCAGGCTCGGGCAGGAACCCTTCCGCCCGTGGCCGCCGTACCCGCCCGGCACCCGTCGTCCCGTCGCAGATGAGGAGGCCAGCCGATGA
- the leuS gene encoding leucine--tRNA ligase, with protein MTTQHEATDETPHRYTAALAGEIETRWQQRWAQEGAFDSANPAGPWGTPDDPRLQADRGHLFIMDMFPYPSGKGLHVGHPLGYIATDVFARFQRTTGRNVLHTMGFDAFGLPAEQYAVQTGQHPRITTEQNMETSLGQLRRLGLGHEERRRLATIDPEFYRWTQWIFRTIFESWYDPEATRPDGQRGAARPIEQLVRQFETAQRPTPDGRPWAELTGAERSAVLDEYRLAYVSSAPVNWCPGLGTVLSNEEVTNEGKSERGDFPVFKRNLSQWMMRITAYADRLADDLDRVQWPEQIKIQQRNWIGRSEGANVHFPVVGSDAAIEVFTTRPDTIFGATFMVLAPEHPLIEQIVSADQREAVEAYQVAASRKSDVERQTEGKDKSGAFSGGYALNPVTGDRIPVYVADYVLMGYGTGAIMGVPGQDERDWAFATAYDLPIVRTVQPPADHPEDQAFTGQGPAINSANEEISLDGLEIEEAKAAIIDWLEATGRGRRTTTYRLRDWLFSRQRYWGEPFPIVWDEDGVPHPLPDDQLPLTLPDVPDYAPRTFDPEDATSNPEAPLARATDWVNVTLDLGDGPRSYRRETNTMPNWAGSCWYHLRYLDPENQQAPVDPEVEKYWIGARPEPVPGAPEGTRDPGGVDLYVGGAEHAVLHLLYARFWHKVLHDLGYVHSEEPFRRLINQGMIEAYVYRDGRGQPVPAQEVEEVPDPEGGEPTYRWNGTPVTREHGKMGKSLKNVVTPDEMFAAYGADTFRVYEMSMGPLEQYRPWETRAVVGSQRFLQRLWRNVVDEQTGEVTVADVPMDPATEKAVHKTIAGVRADYEALRFNTAIAKLIELNNHLTKLVAVPRDAVEPVIKMVAPVAPHVAEELWSRLGHGQSLAREPFPEFDPQLVADDTVTAVIQVKGKVRDRIEVPADISEDALREQALGTDRIREILGDAEPRKVIVRAPKLVNIVPA; from the coding sequence ATGACGACGCAGCACGAGGCGACGGACGAGACGCCGCACCGGTACACCGCGGCCCTGGCGGGGGAGATCGAGACCCGTTGGCAGCAGCGCTGGGCGCAGGAGGGCGCCTTCGACTCGGCCAACCCGGCCGGACCCTGGGGGACCCCCGACGACCCGCGGTTGCAGGCCGACCGGGGCCACCTGTTCATCATGGACATGTTCCCCTACCCCTCCGGCAAGGGGCTGCACGTCGGCCACCCTCTGGGGTACATCGCCACCGACGTCTTCGCCCGGTTCCAGCGGACGACGGGCCGGAACGTGCTGCACACCATGGGCTTCGACGCCTTTGGCCTGCCGGCCGAGCAGTATGCCGTGCAGACCGGTCAGCACCCCCGGATCACCACCGAGCAGAACATGGAGACCTCGCTGGGCCAGCTGCGTCGGCTGGGGCTGGGGCACGAGGAGCGTCGCCGGCTGGCGACCATCGACCCGGAGTTCTACCGGTGGACCCAGTGGATCTTCCGGACCATCTTCGAGTCATGGTACGACCCGGAGGCGACCCGCCCCGACGGGCAGCGCGGCGCGGCGCGGCCGATCGAGCAGCTGGTGCGGCAGTTCGAGACCGCCCAGCGACCCACCCCGGACGGTCGCCCGTGGGCGGAGCTGACCGGCGCCGAGCGGTCCGCCGTGCTGGACGAGTACCGGCTGGCCTACGTCTCCTCCGCGCCGGTGAACTGGTGCCCGGGGTTGGGAACGGTGCTGTCCAACGAGGAGGTCACCAACGAGGGCAAGTCTGAGCGCGGCGACTTCCCGGTCTTCAAGCGCAACCTGAGCCAGTGGATGATGCGGATCACCGCGTATGCCGACCGGCTGGCCGACGACCTGGACCGGGTCCAGTGGCCCGAGCAGATCAAGATCCAGCAGCGCAACTGGATCGGCCGGTCCGAGGGCGCCAACGTGCACTTCCCGGTGGTCGGCAGCGACGCCGCCATCGAGGTCTTCACCACCCGGCCGGACACGATCTTCGGGGCCACCTTCATGGTGCTGGCCCCGGAGCACCCGCTGATCGAGCAGATCGTCTCGGCAGACCAGCGCGAGGCGGTCGAGGCCTACCAGGTCGCCGCCTCCCGCAAGAGCGACGTGGAGCGGCAGACCGAGGGCAAGGACAAGTCCGGTGCCTTCTCCGGCGGATACGCCCTCAACCCGGTGACCGGGGACCGGATCCCGGTCTACGTGGCCGACTACGTCCTGATGGGCTACGGCACGGGCGCGATCATGGGCGTCCCCGGACAGGACGAGCGGGACTGGGCCTTCGCCACGGCATACGACCTGCCGATCGTGCGCACCGTCCAGCCGCCGGCGGACCACCCCGAGGACCAGGCGTTCACCGGGCAGGGCCCGGCGATCAACTCGGCCAACGAGGAGATCAGCCTGGACGGGTTGGAGATCGAGGAGGCCAAGGCGGCGATCATCGACTGGCTGGAGGCCACGGGCCGCGGCCGGCGGACCACCACCTACCGGCTGCGGGACTGGCTGTTCAGCCGCCAGCGCTACTGGGGTGAGCCGTTCCCGATCGTCTGGGACGAGGACGGCGTGCCGCACCCGCTGCCCGACGACCAGCTGCCGCTGACCCTGCCGGACGTGCCGGACTACGCGCCCCGCACCTTCGATCCCGAGGACGCCACCTCCAACCCGGAGGCGCCGCTGGCCCGCGCGACCGACTGGGTCAACGTCACGCTGGACCTGGGCGACGGGCCGAGGAGCTACCGGCGGGAGACCAACACGATGCCCAACTGGGCCGGGTCGTGCTGGTACCACCTGCGCTACCTGGACCCGGAGAACCAGCAGGCCCCGGTTGATCCCGAGGTCGAGAAGTACTGGATCGGGGCCCGCCCCGAGCCGGTGCCCGGCGCCCCGGAGGGCACCCGGGACCCCGGCGGTGTCGACCTGTATGTCGGGGGTGCCGAGCACGCCGTGCTGCACCTGCTGTACGCCCGGTTCTGGCACAAGGTGCTGCACGACCTGGGGTACGTGCACAGCGAGGAGCCGTTCCGCCGACTGATCAACCAGGGCATGATCGAGGCCTACGTCTACCGCGACGGCCGCGGGCAGCCCGTGCCCGCCCAGGAGGTCGAGGAGGTCCCGGACCCGGAGGGCGGTGAGCCGACCTACCGCTGGAACGGCACGCCGGTCACCCGTGAGCACGGCAAGATGGGCAAGTCCCTGAAGAACGTGGTCACCCCCGACGAGATGTTCGCGGCCTACGGCGCCGACACCTTCCGGGTCTACGAGATGTCGATGGGCCCGCTGGAGCAGTACCGACCCTGGGAGACCCGCGCCGTGGTCGGCTCCCAGCGTTTCCTGCAGCGGCTGTGGCGCAACGTGGTCGACGAGCAGACCGGCGAGGTGACCGTGGCGGACGTCCCGATGGACCCCGCCACCGAGAAGGCCGTCCACAAGACGATCGCCGGCGTGCGCGCGGACTACGAGGCCCTGCGGTTCAACACCGCGATCGCCAAGCTGATCGAGCTGAACAACCACCTGACCAAGCTGGTGGCGGTGCCCCGCGACGCGGTCGAGCCGGTGATCAAGATGGTTGCCCCGGTCGCGCCGCACGTCGCCGAGGAGCTGTGGTCCCGGCTGGGGCACGGCCAGTCGCTGGCCCGTGAACCGTTCCCGGAGTTCGACCCGCAGCTGGTCGCGGACGACACCGTCACCGCGGTGATCCAGGTCAAGGGCAAGGTCCGGGACCGGATCGAGGTGCCGGCCGACATCAGCGAGGACGCACTGCGGGAGCAGGCGCTGGGGACCGACCGGATCCGCGAGATCCTTGGCGACGCCGAGCCCCGCAAGGTCATCGTCCGGGCACCCAAGCTGGTCAACATCGTCCCGGCCTGA
- a CDS encoding DegV family protein — protein MSTVVLTDSTACLPAAMARAAGVHVLPLHVVVGRETYAEGVDIDAARVATLLRQGQEKVSTSRPAPGEFVQVYRDLAERTGCTAILSLHLSHKVSGTVDSARLAAEAVAGEVRVEVVDSGVLGMAMGYAACSAAEAAAGGAALEEVAALARERAAGSSTYFYLDSLEHLRRGGRVGTAAAIVGSALAIKPLLTLADGEVQLSERVRTRAKALARLEQRCIADVKAAGASGADVAVHHLGWPDQAADMGDRLRLEVGATAHVDLVELGAVTGVHTGPGTLAVVVSPRPAG, from the coding sequence ATGAGCACCGTCGTCCTGACCGACTCCACCGCCTGCCTGCCGGCCGCCATGGCCCGGGCGGCGGGGGTCCACGTGCTGCCGCTGCACGTGGTCGTCGGCCGGGAGACGTATGCCGAGGGGGTGGACATCGACGCCGCACGCGTCGCGACCCTGCTGCGCCAGGGGCAGGAGAAGGTGAGCACGTCCCGACCGGCGCCGGGTGAGTTCGTGCAGGTCTACCGCGACCTCGCCGAACGCACCGGGTGCACCGCCATCCTGTCGCTGCACCTGTCGCACAAGGTCTCCGGCACGGTCGACTCCGCCCGGCTGGCCGCCGAGGCGGTCGCCGGGGAGGTCCGTGTCGAGGTGGTCGACAGCGGGGTCCTCGGGATGGCCATGGGGTATGCCGCGTGCTCGGCCGCCGAGGCCGCCGCCGGCGGGGCGGCGTTGGAGGAGGTGGCGGCGCTCGCGCGCGAGCGGGCCGCGGGGTCCAGCACCTACTTCTACCTGGACAGCCTGGAGCACCTGCGGCGCGGCGGCCGGGTCGGCACCGCGGCCGCCATCGTCGGGTCCGCCCTGGCGATCAAGCCGCTGCTCACCCTCGCCGACGGCGAGGTGCAGCTCTCGGAGCGGGTCCGGACCCGGGCCAAGGCGCTGGCACGTCTGGAGCAGCGGTGCATCGCCGACGTCAAGGCGGCCGGTGCGTCGGGGGCGGATGTGGCGGTCCACCATCTCGGCTGGCCCGACCAGGCGGCGGACATGGGTGACCGGCTGCGCCTGGAAGTCGGCGCCACGGCGCACGTCGACTTGGTCGAGCTCGGAGCCGTCACCGGGGTGCACACCGGGCCGGGCACGCTGGCGGTGGTCGTGTCACCGCGTCCCGCCGGCTGA
- a CDS encoding helix-hairpin-helix domain-containing protein: MPFARREPAPEEALVRQRLEQLLGGGSGHGWTDDGARASASGRQRLEPDEPTEVTGGRWRPHRATLEARTDPEELLGAPSTDLPDTGRHRTSGRPPLFSLPESLRGAQVAVNPAAVLGMLLVVLLVAVVLGWRVWSSGRAAVPRPVSPVVATGDGGQVTAAPMASGPASGDGAVVDSTGTGAEGAGAAGDPGGAAPTVLVVHVAGAVLEPGVVELAPGSRVREAVAAAGGLGPDADTGRINLARPVTDGERIWVPVPGEEEPELPGGGPQAGSGGTGGADGGADTGTVVDLNTADQAALETLPGVGPVTAQRILAWREENGRFSSAEELLEVSGIGERTLEQLRPHLAW, encoded by the coding sequence ATGCCGTTCGCCCGTCGAGAGCCCGCACCGGAGGAGGCGCTCGTCCGGCAGCGACTCGAGCAACTGCTGGGCGGCGGCTCCGGGCATGGCTGGACGGACGACGGGGCACGGGCCTCCGCGTCAGGTCGGCAAAGGCTGGAGCCGGACGAACCCACCGAGGTGACGGGCGGCCGGTGGCGACCGCACCGGGCGACTCTGGAGGCTCGGACCGACCCGGAGGAGTTGCTCGGCGCACCGTCCACGGACCTGCCGGACACGGGACGGCACCGGACATCGGGGCGACCGCCGCTGTTCAGCCTCCCGGAATCGCTGCGGGGTGCCCAGGTGGCGGTCAATCCCGCCGCGGTGCTGGGGATGCTCCTCGTCGTGCTGCTGGTCGCCGTGGTCCTGGGCTGGCGGGTCTGGTCCTCGGGGCGGGCGGCGGTCCCGAGGCCGGTGAGCCCGGTGGTGGCGACCGGCGACGGCGGGCAGGTGACCGCGGCGCCGATGGCGTCCGGACCCGCCTCCGGGGATGGGGCGGTGGTGGATAGCACGGGCACGGGCGCCGAGGGGGCGGGGGCGGCGGGTGATCCGGGTGGCGCGGCGCCCACGGTGCTCGTCGTCCACGTGGCCGGCGCGGTGCTCGAGCCGGGGGTGGTCGAGTTGGCGCCCGGGTCCCGCGTGCGGGAGGCCGTCGCGGCGGCCGGTGGACTGGGTCCCGACGCGGACACCGGCCGGATCAACCTGGCCCGCCCCGTCACCGACGGGGAACGGATCTGGGTGCCGGTCCCGGGGGAGGAGGAGCCGGAGCTGCCCGGAGGCGGACCGCAGGCGGGTTCCGGGGGGACGGGCGGCGCGGACGGGGGAGCGGACACCGGCACCGTCGTCGACCTCAACACCGCCGACCAGGCCGCGCTGGAGACACTGCCCGGAGTCGGGCCGGTGACGGCGCAGCGGATCCTGGCCTGGCGGGAGGAGAACGGCAGGTTCAGCAGCGCCGAGGAACTGCTCGAGGTCAGCGGGATCGGTGAGCGGACGCTGGAACAGCTCCGGCCCCATCTCGCCTGGTGA
- a CDS encoding ComEC/Rec2 family competence protein, which translates to MPADRTGPEPGRRKWSEPERAEQSADSPSRLPLDLRLLLPALVAWAVLVALLPGPPRRLLAVAAGCLVVAGTFEVLRRRRRRGQHGIRRGLVVLPLTLATTALVALAGWAHLTVDRAGPVEELARARAVVWVEGTTLTEPRLISRGDERADMVVLTLRVDRLSGRGSESATSTPVVVFGDADWLGLSWHQRVRAQGRLGPADPGQEVLAAFTPLGPPGRLGERGAVLSASDVARDRLRQAVGPLPEDARGLIPGLVIGDTSLTPDTLTEAMRATGMTHLSAVSGSNVAIVLGAVVLVCGWLGVPRRWRPPVAVLALGGFIVLCRPEPSVLRAGAMGLVGLLALSTHRRRSSLPALAAAIVVLLCVDPWLARSHGFALSTLATLGLVVFARPWGDAIARRLPARCALLGDAIAIPLAAQVVCGPVIVLLQGTVSTVAVLANLLAAPFVAPTTVAGIVASLLSMVWVPLGVAVAWVGALPAWLIGRVARWCALLPWGQLPWVDGAAGASLLAVLTVLLLTCGPWLRAHARSHPWVWVVSGALALATVWPVPRGPWPPPGWVVAGCDVGQGDAFVVAAGPGRVVLVDTGPDSGEVVGCLEALGTRQVDAVVLSHFHADHVGGLGQVLDHFPVGAAYVTPVRDPPGEAARTLDLLAGAGVTTYEVVAGDHLVWGSVAADVVWPPPDPSPVLGANDASVVLDLVAGGAGPRMLFTGDLEPSSARAVREAVGDERFDVLKVPHHGSAAQDPDLLLGSGARVALIGVGRDNTFGHPTPRALGLLRDLGAVVLRTDLHGDYVVIGDGPGLEVLTRDG; encoded by the coding sequence ATGCCGGCGGACCGGACCGGGCCCGAACCCGGGCGCAGGAAGTGGTCCGAACCCGAGCGCGCGGAGCAGTCCGCGGACTCTCCGAGCCGCCTCCCGCTGGATCTCCGCCTGCTGCTGCCGGCACTGGTCGCCTGGGCCGTGCTGGTGGCGTTGCTTCCCGGCCCGCCCCGGCGGCTGCTGGCGGTTGCCGCGGGGTGTCTCGTGGTCGCGGGGACCTTCGAGGTGCTGCGCCGCCGGAGAAGGCGCGGGCAGCACGGCATACGACGGGGCCTGGTCGTCCTACCGCTCACCCTGGCAACCACGGCCCTCGTCGCGCTGGCCGGGTGGGCGCACCTGACGGTCGACCGGGCCGGCCCGGTCGAGGAACTAGCACGGGCACGGGCCGTGGTGTGGGTCGAGGGCACCACGCTCACCGAGCCGCGCCTGATTAGTCGCGGTGACGAGCGGGCGGACATGGTCGTGCTCACCCTCCGGGTCGACCGGCTCTCGGGCCGCGGGTCGGAGAGCGCCACGAGCACCCCCGTCGTCGTCTTCGGCGACGCGGACTGGTTGGGGCTGTCCTGGCACCAGCGCGTGCGCGCGCAGGGTCGGCTGGGACCGGCCGACCCGGGTCAGGAGGTCCTCGCGGCGTTCACCCCGCTGGGACCGCCCGGACGGCTGGGCGAGCGCGGTGCGGTGCTGTCCGCCTCCGACGTGGCGCGCGACCGGCTCCGGCAGGCGGTGGGGCCGTTGCCCGAGGACGCCCGGGGACTGATCCCCGGACTCGTGATCGGTGACACCTCGCTGACGCCTGACACGCTGACCGAGGCCATGCGTGCCACCGGGATGACGCACCTGAGCGCCGTCTCGGGGAGCAACGTCGCGATCGTCCTGGGTGCGGTGGTGCTGGTGTGCGGCTGGCTCGGGGTGCCGAGGCGCTGGCGGCCGCCGGTCGCCGTCCTGGCGCTGGGCGGGTTCATCGTGTTGTGCCGCCCGGAGCCGAGCGTGCTGCGGGCCGGTGCGATGGGGCTGGTGGGACTGCTCGCGCTGAGCACCCACCGGCGCCGGTCCAGTCTGCCCGCGCTGGCCGCGGCCATCGTGGTGCTGCTGTGCGTCGACCCCTGGTTGGCCCGCTCCCACGGGTTCGCGCTGTCCACGTTGGCCACGCTCGGCCTCGTGGTGTTCGCCCGACCCTGGGGTGACGCGATCGCGCGGCGGCTCCCGGCCCGTTGCGCGCTCCTCGGCGACGCCATCGCGATCCCGCTGGCCGCGCAGGTCGTGTGTGGCCCGGTGATCGTGTTACTCCAGGGCACGGTCAGCACCGTCGCGGTGCTGGCCAACCTGCTCGCGGCACCGTTCGTCGCGCCCACCACGGTGGCCGGCATCGTCGCGTCGCTGCTGTCGATGGTGTGGGTGCCGCTCGGCGTCGCCGTCGCCTGGGTGGGTGCGCTGCCGGCCTGGCTGATCGGTCGCGTCGCCCGGTGGTGCGCCCTGCTCCCCTGGGGTCAGTTGCCGTGGGTGGACGGTGCGGCCGGCGCGTCGTTGCTCGCCGTCCTGACGGTGCTTCTGCTGACCTGCGGGCCCTGGCTGCGGGCGCACGCTCGCTCCCACCCGTGGGTGTGGGTGGTGTCCGGGGCGCTGGCCCTCGCCACCGTGTGGCCGGTCCCGCGTGGTCCGTGGCCACCCCCGGGGTGGGTGGTCGCCGGGTGCGACGTTGGCCAGGGGGACGCCTTCGTGGTCGCGGCGGGGCCTGGCCGGGTCGTGCTGGTGGACACCGGTCCCGACTCGGGGGAGGTGGTCGGCTGTCTGGAAGCACTCGGGACCCGACAGGTGGATGCCGTGGTGCTGAGCCACTTCCACGCCGACCACGTCGGCGGGCTCGGACAGGTCCTCGACCACTTCCCGGTGGGGGCCGCCTATGTGACGCCCGTGCGGGATCCGCCCGGCGAGGCGGCGCGGACCCTGGACCTCCTGGCCGGGGCGGGGGTCACGACATACGAGGTGGTGGCCGGCGACCACCTCGTCTGGGGGTCGGTCGCCGCGGACGTCGTGTGGCCTCCTCCCGACCCCTCACCGGTGCTCGGCGCGAACGACGCCAGCGTCGTGCTGGACCTGGTCGCCGGCGGTGCGGGGCCGCGGATGCTGTTCACCGGTGACCTGGAGCCGTCCTCGGCACGGGCAGTCCGGGAGGCTGTGGGCGACGAGCGGTTCGACGTGCTCAAGGTCCCGCACCACGGGTCGGCCGCGCAGGACCCGGACCTGCTCCTGGGGTCGGGCGCCCGGGTGGCGCTGATCGGGGTGGGGCGTGACAACACCTTCGGGCATCCGACGCCGCGGGCCCTGGGGCTGTTGCGGGACCTGGGCGCCGTGGTCCTGCGCACGGACCTGCACGGCGACTACGTGGTGATCGGCGACGGCCCTGGACTTGAGGTGCTGACGAGGGACGGCTAG